A section of the Paenibacillus aurantius genome encodes:
- a CDS encoding HupE/UreJ family protein, producing MKKAGWGVTAFLLFLLWSGAVPSASAHAGNTGFSTLKVEDHSIRYDLFLTEMSLLPYDSSQDGKVTKEELESGHIGDYLSSRLSLSNEGVPMTFRLEEIEEENKDVIPGFTFHLVYRSGSAVTSLLVQYELLFDDYDREHVNQLVLLDGPDFADQTIFNAGNRSYLYISEEDRGMLPMLGQYFIQGIRHISSGYDHLLFLLVLLLAATRLKEAAAIVTTFTAAHSLTLILVAARIIVLPSRWIEAVIALSIAYVALENAFARRTVPRLPLVFLFGLVHGLGFAGALAELGLPERNLVATLLSFNLGVEAGQLALVLAVFPILLRTRSRDWYPAASLILSLSAAGLALYWMIERTGWLG from the coding sequence ATGAAAAAAGCCGGTTGGGGCGTGACGGCCTTTCTGCTGTTCCTGCTCTGGTCCGGGGCGGTCCCTTCTGCGTCGGCTCATGCTGGGAATACCGGGTTTTCCACCCTGAAGGTGGAAGACCACAGCATCCGGTACGACCTGTTTCTGACGGAGATGAGCCTGCTTCCCTATGACAGCAGCCAGGACGGCAAGGTGACCAAGGAGGAGCTGGAATCGGGCCACATCGGCGACTATTTGTCCAGCCGGCTGTCGTTATCCAATGAGGGGGTCCCCATGACCTTCCGCCTGGAAGAAATAGAAGAGGAAAACAAGGATGTAATCCCGGGCTTCACCTTTCATCTTGTTTACCGATCCGGCTCGGCGGTTACCAGTCTGCTCGTTCAGTATGAGCTCCTATTTGATGATTATGATCGGGAGCACGTCAACCAGCTTGTCCTTCTGGACGGTCCCGACTTTGCCGACCAGACAATCTTTAATGCGGGTAACCGCTCCTACCTCTACATATCGGAGGAAGACAGGGGAATGCTTCCCATGCTGGGGCAGTATTTCATCCAGGGAATCCGGCATATCTCCTCCGGCTATGACCATCTGCTGTTCCTGCTCGTCCTGCTCCTGGCCGCTACCCGGCTGAAAGAAGCGGCCGCCATTGTCACGACCTTTACAGCGGCCCATTCCCTTACGCTTATTCTAGTGGCTGCCCGGATCATCGTTCTTCCTTCCCGATGGATCGAAGCGGTTATCGCCTTAAGCATCGCGTACGTAGCCTTGGAGAATGCGTTCGCCCGCAGAACCGTTCCCCGCCTCCCGCTTGTCTTTCTTTTCGGGTTGGTGCATGGGCTGGGGTTCGCCGGCGCCTTGGCCGAGCTCGGGCTGCCCGAGCGGAATCTCGTCGCCACACTGCTGTCCTTCAACCTGGGGGTGGAGGCCGGCCAGCTTGCGTTGGTCCTAGCGGTTTTCCCGATTCTTCTGCGGACCCGATCGAGAGACTGGTACCCGGCCGCCTCCCTAATTCTCTCCTTGTCGGCGGCAGGACTCGCTCTCTATTGGATGATAGAACGAACGGGATGGCTGGGGTGA
- a CDS encoding ATPase: MLRLGQKVYIVSDSLEQNLPVGDYGFIIAYDRNADNVFDYVVRMPKSNKHVFVPASDIEGEDILLQQEADRVEREALIDFALATRNEDLFNRIMNGEPVEAAQEVSKEVTSQAEFIKQVNLKAWI, from the coding sequence ATGCTGCGTTTAGGTCAAAAGGTTTACATCGTGTCGGATAGCTTGGAACAAAATCTTCCGGTAGGCGATTATGGTTTCATTATTGCTTATGATCGTAATGCCGACAATGTCTTTGATTATGTCGTTCGTATGCCGAAGTCCAACAAGCATGTTTTCGTACCGGCCTCGGACATTGAAGGGGAGGACATTCTTCTTCAGCAGGAAGCCGACCGTGTCGAACGGGAAGCCTTAATTGATTTTGCGCTTGCCACCCGAAACGAAGATTTGTTTAATAGAATCATGAACGGCGAGCCGGTGGAAGCTGCTCAGGAAGTGAGCAAGGAAGTCACCAGCCAGGCCGAATTTATTAAGCAGGTTAATTTGAAGGCTTGGATCTAA